One Manihot esculenta cultivar AM560-2 chromosome 18, M.esculenta_v8, whole genome shotgun sequence genomic window carries:
- the LOC122722414 gene encoding polygalacturonase-like: MTTLETYFSLTSLLLLFVFAGRVQSAVFDVKNYGGKADGKSDISKALLGAWKEACSAKGSNIVVVPKGTYSIGLTDLNGPCKGAMELQVQGTLLAPINPSSYAKDSWITFAYIDQFKLSGGGTFDGQGQVAWKQNNCGRNPKCKRLPVYVLLVPLKTRQSLRFDFITNSVVQDVTSLDSKNFHVNLLGGKNLTFDRFTITAPGDSVNTDGIHIGHSNGINIINSNIATGDDCISIGGASEQIRITNVRCGHGHGISVGSLGKTTDEFVSGIFVRNCTFYDTDNGVRIKTWPALHGGMASDMHFEDIMMKNVRNPIIIDQMYCPWNQCNPKVTRKEMKMKESLNALSVDKYARNMKFL; encoded by the exons ATGACGACCCTGGAGACGTATTTTTCCCTGACATCTTTGCTATTATTGTTTGTTTTTGCTGGTAGAGTTCAATCTGCcgtatttgatgtgaaaaattatGGTGGTAAAGCCGATGGCAAGTCAGATATTAGCAAG gcATTATTGGGCGCGTGGAAAGAGGCTTGTTCAGCAAAGGGTTCCAACATAGTTGTAGTACCCAAAGGAACATATTCCATAGGTTTAACTGACTTAAATGGTCCATGCAAGGGAGCCATGGAGCTTCAAGTCCAAGGAACCTTATTGGCACCGATAAACCCTAGCAGTTATGCCAAGGACAGCTGGATTACTTTTGCATACATTGATCAATTCAAATTATCCGGTGGTGGAACCTTCGACGGACAAGGGCAAGTGGCTTGGAAGCAAAATAACTGCGGTCGAAATCCAAAATGCAAGAGACTTCCAGTT TATGTGCTTCTTGTCCCTTTAAAAACACGCCAGAGCTTGCGGTTTGACTTCATCACCAACAGCGTAGTTCAGGACGTAACATCGCTCGATAGTAAGAATTTCCATGTCAATCTTCTAGGTGGCAAAAACCTTACTTTCGATCGCTTCACGATCACTGCACCAGGAGATAGCGTCAATACAGATGGAATTCACATCGGGCATTCAAACGGGATCaacattattaattcaaatattgcCACCGGCGATGACTGCATCTCCATTGGTGGTGCCAGCGAACAAATAAGGATCACAAATGTACGATGTGGACATGGACATGGCATTAGCGTGGGAAGTTTAGGGAAGACCACTGATGAATTTGTCTCCGGAATTTTCGTAAGGAACTGCACCTTCTATGACACCGACAATGGAGTGAGAATTAAGACATGGCCGGCATTACATGGTGGCATGGCCTCTGATATGCATTTCGAGGATATTATGATGAAAAATGTCCGCAACCCTatcattatagatcaaatgtacTGCCCATGGAATCAGTGCAATCCAAAGGTAACgcgaaaagaaatgaaaatgaaagagtCTCTTAATGCATTGTCCGTGGACAAATATGCCCGCAACATGAAATTTCTGTAA